The Candidatus Cloacimonadota bacterium genomic interval AACTTCTTGCATCGTATAAAATGCTAAGGGAATCCATTCTCCCTTTTCGTATTTATCGCCGATGACTATCGCAAAATATCTTCCTTTATCCAGAAATTTTACGGTATTATCTATCACCCGCCCGAAGAGTCGAAGAAATTCTTTTTGAGATTTTGCATTCGATAAATCCTGTTCATCTTCACTGAATTGAATAATATCCCAATACGGTGGGTGTAGGAGGACAAATTGAACAGATTCTATTCCCAATTTTTGCATAGTTTTTTTCAGGTTGATGTGGCTGCTATCAGCATTTATTAGTTCAAACTTAACCTTATTTTCTGTGGAATTTTCACTTTCTAAATTTTTATGTGCAATTTCAATAACTCTTTTTTGCAATTCTATCCCAATCCCATTTCGACCTAATCTTTTGCATTCGATAAGCGTAGTTCCACAGCCTAAAAACGGATCAAGCACCCAATCGTTTTTTTTTGTGTATCGTTTCAAAAATTGATTTGGTATTTGAGGAATGAAATTCCCCCAATATTCCGCTGAATGAGCACCGGAACCATCCCGTTTTTTGAGCATCCAAAGGCTGTCGGTGATTATATCGTCATATTCTTTCCAGCGATAAAGATTGATGTCATTGACCTTATTCGTTTTCTTTTCCCTCAATCCACGCAACAATCTTCGGATATAGTATTTTGTCCTCTCCAAAGTTTTCGTTTCAGCGATTTGGCTTAACTCATTTTTAAGATATTTTTGGCTAATACTTATTGTTCGATCCTCAATTATCAAATGGAGTTTTCCCTGTTTATCCGTTTTCCGATTTTCTGCATTTTTTATAAGCGATCCGATTTCCTTTTTGATTTCGAGCAAATTGTCATTTTCCAAGTTTTTTCCCAAAATATTTATAATTTTATCAATTTTTGTTTTCATTTTTCCTCAATATTTAACTCAATAGGATAATGGTCACTGAATCCTTTGAGGTTAAGTTTTTTTGAAGGTCTTCCAAATCTGATAGGATCCGGATATCGCCCTTTGGAATTCATTTCCTCAAACATAAGAACCTCAACTTTCAAATCGCCCGAATCATTTCTTGCTAAACTAAAGGCAGAATTGTGAGTTATAAAACCTTTTGATACCCAAAACTGATCAAATAAACTCGGGAAATAATTGTAGTAATATGAACCTATTCCTTGCGATAAAAATTTGTACATTAGATTATAAAATCTGGGAATGCGAGAATAGACAACTTTTTTTTTCAGAGGAATAGACAGAGCATATTCTTGGATTGACCGTGAATATGGTTCATCATTAAAATCTCCGGCAATGATGATAGCAACGTCATTGCCGCAAATCTCGATAATTTTTTTATTCCAATATGCCAGAGTTTCTGCTGCAATAATTCGATATGGTTCTGAATGACTTTCGCCGCCTTTTCGAGAGGGCCAATGATTGCCAATTAGGATAAGTTGATTGCCTTTTAAGGTGCGAAAATTAACCTGAACGATGTCGCGAGTTGCAGTTCTTTTTAGAACGAAATATGAAAACTGGTTTTCGACTTGCAAAATATTTTCATCGTAAATAAATGCAATGTCAATTCCCCTTTGATCTTGCGTTTCGTGATAAGCAATCTCATAATTTCGATCAGTTAAATTAATATTTAAAACTAATTTTTCTAAAACCTGCTTATTTTCCACCTCGCAAACTCCGAGAATGTCAGGACCTTTCCCGCTATTCATTTGCTCAATAATTTTCTTCAGTTGCTCGATTTTCGTCTGCAAAATATTTGCATTCCAGCCTTTGAGCTCATGCTTTAGCTCTTTCTGCAACCAATCCGCACGATTTGGTGAATTCTCCACATCGAACAAATTTTCCAAATTCCACCAACTTATTGAATATTCCTTCATAAATTTTTATTCCTTTTATTATATTTAAAAATATCACTCCGCCAATTTTTTTTCAAATATTTTCACAGCGAGAAAATAAAAAACAAGAAAAATTCCAAAGAGAACTCCCACATCCGGCAGAATATCACCGAGATGTAGATTTCTCCAGAATATGTTGGTGAAGCCGTGCATTGCCCACGAGTTGAGGGTAAATTTACTAATTAGGCGAATATATCCGGGCATGAAAAAAATTGGAACCATGCTT includes:
- a CDS encoding DNA methyltransferase; this encodes MKTKIDKIINILGKNLENDNLLEIKKEIGSLIKNAENRKTDKQGKLHLIIEDRTISISQKYLKNELSQIAETKTLERTKYYIRRLLRGLREKKTNKVNDINLYRWKEYDDIITDSLWMLKKRDGSGAHSAEYWGNFIPQIPNQFLKRYTKKNDWVLDPFLGCGTTLIECKRLGRNGIGIELQKRVIEIAHKNLESENSTENKVKFELINADSSHINLKKTMQKLGIESVQFVLLHPPYWDIIQFSEDEQDLSNAKSQKEFLRLFGRVIDNTVKFLDKGRYFAIVIGDKYEKGEWIPLAFYTMQEVMKRGYKLKSTIVKNFDFTKGKMNQKELWRYRALVGGFYIFKHEYIFVFQK
- a CDS encoding endonuclease/exonuclease/phosphatase, whose translation is MKEYSISWWNLENLFDVENSPNRADWLQKELKHELKGWNANILQTKIEQLKKIIEQMNSGKGPDILGVCEVENKQVLEKLVLNINLTDRNYEIAYHETQDQRGIDIAFIYDENILQVENQFSYFVLKRTATRDIVQVNFRTLKGNQLILIGNHWPSRKGGESHSEPYRIIAAETLAYWNKKIIEICGNDVAIIIAGDFNDEPYSRSIQEYALSIPLKKKVVYSRIPRFYNLMYKFLSQGIGSYYYNYFPSLFDQFWVSKGFITHNSAFSLARNDSGDLKVEVLMFEEMNSKGRYPDPIRFGRPSKKLNLKGFSDHYPIELNIEEK